A region of Centropristis striata isolate RG_2023a ecotype Rhode Island chromosome 17, C.striata_1.0, whole genome shotgun sequence DNA encodes the following proteins:
- the khnyn gene encoding protein KHNYN — translation MDGERSDGGGGGEAEVEDEFACAGMLRGSLTSLHATVERIFRVTFGIGEEDSSHGNNGQIWLKLRGQSNEVKAAKLFVRGLVNQEEQQEVSYPGVLHCIFCGARGLFMDCLTKTTSAHMVIGSPGFLLISGLAEPVVRAYSLITDLVERYEGTQSRRSEAGDRVPGESLESRRSFKTLVEKWEDKHILDLLVLPGSVKEILLDLVKESGLGLSPGPGLRGGNAGARSLESSEGRWDSAHALPEPSRTSGQWVEGVTAGSADKDSLFQFLSADGRGRAEGAEHSPQEVGEEEQEAALGIEVKEGQGEEGEDRQASVGNKEFWLLLKFFTAMGYTEEVVKRVLARTGPKEASQILDVVQQEQDRSDREQIKKSQGALSQSERNRPCETEHREDEDMEVEGEEVTGSNGEVCDGAAGGVGEVKGSEEVKEEGHEEDFVLGVVKKAAASCGYMEQEVAKVYNMLPDRSTHQLLLELQREWSKETDAFREGPREMDDVVLEKEAPKAEHKAREADLFKPAEKRKSDHKGRVEAPKPTGSEFPKFHKQTNSQIPHQVVLPEVKGPPMSTYPPALNPPLANFQPKNDPTSYWPNPSTSKPNQDNILNPKSSNSLIKQAVYTQQPPIFTRNDSSPTRARDRRGVMAASSVVVTGEQRFLEGLQMPFDLQLTNKPGGQKLRTIVIDGSNVAMSHGLGHFFSCRGIAIAVQHFWDRGHRNIIALLPQWRQKSDPRIKEQHYLTELQQVGLLSYTPSREVQGKRITSYDDRFMLQHAQKTDGVIVTNDNLRDLSDETLAWRDIIKTRLLQYTFVGDHFMVPDDPLGRGGPHLDDFLRSEHRTPDPGNHSFAGVATTFPAFKPPRSQTELLNFRDRTPGGALSPAAAGGRSRGRGRGHGKGWDVGRQQRQLGASGAADRSPEETASLREQLCQVFLGQDNMVALVLQCHPAETDMNVLSELLLEH, via the exons ATGGACGGTGAGAGGAgcgatggaggaggaggaggagaagcggAGGTGGAGGATGAGTTTGCGTGCGCCGGGATGCTGCGGGGATCTCTGACCTCGCTGCACGCCACCGTGGAGCGGATATTCAGGGTGACGTTTGGGATCGGGGAGGAGGATTCGTCTCACGGGAACAACGGGCAGATATGGCTGAAGCTGCGAGGGCAGAGCAACGAAGTGAAGGCAGCCAAA TTATTTGTGAGAGGACTGGTGaaccaggaggagcagcaggaggtttCTTACCCCGGGGTCCTTCACTGCATCTTCTGTGGAGCCAGAGGGCTGTTCATGGACTGCCTGACAAAAACCACCTCTGCACACATGGTG ATTGGCTCTCCGGGATTCCTGCTCATATCAGGTCTTGCAGAGCCGGTGGTGCGAGCCTACTCCCTCATCACGGACCTGGTGGAGAGGTACGAGGGCACGCAGTCCAGACGCTCCGAGGCTGGAGACAGAGTCCCGGGAGAGTCTCTGGAGTCACGCAGGTCCTTCAAGACTCTTGTAGAGAAATGGGAGGACAAGCACATCCTGGATCTTCTGGTGCTGCCGGGGTCGGTGAAGGAAATCCTGCTGGATTTGGTGAAGGAATCGGGGCTTGGGTTGAGCCCCGGCCCCGGTCTGAGAGGTGGAAACGCAGGCGCGAGATCACTGGAGAGTTCGGAGGGTCGATGGGACTCTGCGCACGCTCTTCCTGAGCCGTCCAGGACTTCTGGTCAGTGGGTTGAAGGGGTGACTGCAGGTTCTGCAGACAAGGATTCCTTGTTCCAGTTTTTGTCCGCAGATGGCCGAGGGAGGGCGGAGGGTGCCGAGCATTCTCCGCAGGAagtgggagaggaggagcaagagGCGGCGTTGGGTATCGAGGTGAAAGAGGGACAAGGGGAGGAGGGCGAGGATCGGCAGGCGTCCGTGGGGAACAAGGAGTTCTGGCTTCTTCTGAAGTTCTTCACAGCCATGGGCTACACGGAGGAGGTGGTGAAGCGAGTCCTTGCCCGGACGGGACCCAAAGAGGCCTCGCAGATACTGGACGTAGTCCAGCAGGAGCAGGACCGCAGCGACCGAGAGCAGATAAAGAAAAGTCAAGGCGCCTTGAGTCAAAGCGAGAGGAACCGACCGTGCGAGACGGAGCACAGAGAAGACGAAGACATGGAAGTGGAAGGAGAAGAGGTGACAGGGAGTAATGGGGAGGTTTGTGACGGAGCAGCAGGAGGCGTCGGAGAGGTGAAAGGAAGCGAAGAAGTGAAAGAGGAAGGACACGAGGAAGACTTCGTCCTCGGGGTGGTGAAGAAGGCGGCAGCCAGCTGCGGCTACATGGAGCAGGAAGTGGCCAAAGTCTACAACATGCTGCCGGACCGATCGACCCACCAGCTGCTCCTGGAGCTGCAGAGGGAGTGGAGCAAGGAGACGGACGCCTTCAGGGAGGGGCCGAGGGAGATGGACGATGTGGTGCTGGAGAAGGAGGCGCCCAAAGCTGAGCACAAAGCGAGAGAAGCTGATCTTTTCAAGCCTGCAGAGAAGAGAAAATCTGATCATAAAGGACGGGTAGAAGCGCCAAAGCCAACCGGATCGGAGTTCCCGAAATtccacaaacagacaaactcaCAAATTCCACACCAAGTCGTCCTTCCTGAAGTCAAAGGGCCGCCCATGTCGACTTATCCCCCAGCTCTCAATCCTCCACTCGCCAATTTCCAACCAAAGAACGACCCGACCAGCTACTGGCCCAATCCGTCCACCTCCAAACCAAACCAAGACAACATCTTAAACCCAAAGTCTTCCAACTCTTTAATAAAACAAGCGGTGTACACTCAGCAGCCGCCGATCTTCACGAGGAACGACTCGTCTCCCACCAGAGCGAGGGACAGACGGGGTGTCATGGCCGCTTCTTCGGTGGTGGTGACGGGCGAGCAGCGTTTCCTTGAAGGCCTGCAGATGCCCTTCGACCTCCAGCTGACGAACAAACCGGGAGGCCAGAAACTGAGGACGATCGTCATTGACGGGAGCAACGTGGCCATGAG TCACGGCTTGGGTCACTTCTTCTCCTGTCGTGGGATCGCGATCGCCGTGCAGCACTTCTGGGACCGAGGTCATCGTAACATCATCGCCCTGCTGCCGCAGTGGAGACAGAAGAGCGACCCCAGAATCAAAG AGCAGCACTATCTGACGGAGCTGCAGCAGGTCGGCCTGCTCTCCTACACCCCGTCCAGAGAGGTGCAGGGCAAGAGGATCACCTCGTACGACGACAG GTTTATGCTGCAGCACGCACAGAAGACAGACGGCGTGATCGTAACTAACGACAACCTCAGAGACCTTTCAGACGAGACCCTCGCATGGAGAGACATCATCAAAACCAG ACTTCTTCAGTACACGTTTGTTGGCGATCACTTCATGGTGCCGGACGATCCGCTGGGCAGAGGAGGGCCTCACCTGGACGACTTCCTACGCTCAGAGCACAG GACTCCCGACCCAGGGAACCACTCTTTTGCCGGCGTCGCCACCACTTTCCCTGCTTTCAAACCTCCGCGCTCCCAAACGGAGCTCCTGAACTTCCGCGACCGAACACCAGGGGGAGCTCTGAGCCCAGCGGCAGCAGGCGGACGGAGCCGGGGCCGAGGCCGAGGACACGGGAAGGGATGGGACGTGGGGCGCCAGCAGAGGCAGCTCGGGGCTTCTGGCGCCGCAGACAGGAGCCCGGAGGAGACGGCCAGCCTGAGGGAGCAGCTGTGCCAGGTGTTCCTGGGTCAGGACAACATGGTGGCGCTGGTGCTGCAGTGCCACCCGGCAGAGACGGACATGAACGTGCTGTCTGAGCTGCTCTTGGAGCATTAG